Genomic window (Calditrichota bacterium):
CAACGATTACATCGGTCTGAAGTATTCTCCCTTCATCCCCGGGCGAGTCTCGACGTCGCAAGACCGCTTCATCTACTATCAGCCAGGCAACATCGACTACGGTCGTCTAATAACCAATGCCCCCCAGGTTCCCATTCCCAATGTCGCAACCGACCTTCGTGCGCGCTCCAATCCCTTCATAACCGATGGTAACGGCCGGATGATGACCTGGATCAAGATGCGGGGTGGTCGCGGGATCGACATCTACCAATACCCCATGGGATCGGCGCCGCGGGAAAGCCTGGTGATGCATCTCGGTTATATTTACTGGGGCGCTATTTTCGTAAATGGCCAGGTAGAAGTGGAAGGGACAGTATTTGGAAAGTTCACCATCGGCTCGTCTGGCGATATGTGGCTGCTGGACGACGTCAAGTATCATGGGGCAAACATTCGCACCGGCTATTTTGGTGACGACACCCCTGATGAAGGCGGAATGTCGCATATGCTGGGGCTGGTCTCGGAGGGGAACATCATCATCAAGAACACCTGGCGAAACGGCAGGAATAACGGCTATGGTGTTGATCCCAACAACTACGAACGGCACTCGATCGCGATCAATGGAGCGCTCTGCGCGCTCGGGCAGGTGATCACTTATCCGAACCGTTCCGGCTTCACCTTCGAGAACCAGAACGACGACTGGGAATATTTTCAAGGCCCATCGCCCGACGAACGAGGTCACATCTTCATGAAAGGTAGTTTGACTCAGTGGCGGCGGGGCTATGTCCACCGCGCGAACCACGGTGGCACGGGGTATATCAGGAGTCCCATTCGTTATGACCATCGCTTCGATCGGATTGCTCCACCCGGATTCGATCTCACGCCATATGCCGATCTGGAAGGCTACCGGGCTTATGTCTATCTCGATGGAGGAGCGCACACCGTGCGGCAGTTTGAAGCCGGGACGCTGATCCTCGAAGGCGGGACAACGCTGCTACTCGACGGCATCGACGCCCTCGCCGTCCGGGATCGTTTCGAAGCGCGCGGGACGGCAGAGCGGCCGGTCATCATTCGCACTATCGGCAACATCGGGACGTCGGAGGTCGAACTGGGCCGGGGGCGCGGAGCGGTCGTCCTGGCGAATCATCTCGAAGCAGCCGACGGGATTTCCTTTCGAGTCGTCGCAGATACGATCCGGCTCGACAACGCCAGCCTGCGCGGCGAGGTCTGGCTGGAGGGCGGTCTGACGCTTGACAGTTCGTCCTTCAAGAGCCGCGTCGATGTTCGGACCTGGAGCAGCCTTCTGGTCTCCCGGTCGCTCTTTCGGGAAGGCCTTGTCATTAGCGGACGGGGCAGGGGAGAGGTCGTCAACAACACCTTTGCAAGCCACCGTTTCGACGGCATCCGAATCGACGACTGCCGGCGGCTCGAAATCGTCAACAATATCGTCGCCTTCGGCGGCTATGGTCTCCGGCGGGTACGGGGAGACTCGATAAGAGTTTCTTACAATCTGGTCTATGACAACGTCTTCCGCAACTACGACGGGGTCGAGCCGGGCGAAGGCGCTCTCAGCCGCGATCCGCTTTTTGTCGA
Coding sequences:
- a CDS encoding T9SS type A sorting domain-containing protein, which translates into the protein MKTHAIRLAVAAAFVLTTRLAADVPTVYFTYLTNYESTVYQEIIWFWTADTLWGRYHSNDYIGLKYSPFIPGRVSTSQDRFIYYQPGNIDYGRLITNAPQVPIPNVATDLRARSNPFITDGNGRMMTWIKMRGGRGIDIYQYPMGSAPRESLVMHLGYIYWGAIFVNGQVEVEGTVFGKFTIGSSGDMWLLDDVKYHGANIRTGYFGDDTPDEGGMSHMLGLVSEGNIIIKNTWRNGRNNGYGVDPNNYERHSIAINGALCALGQVITYPNRSGFTFENQNDDWEYFQGPSPDERGHIFMKGSLTQWRRGYVHRANHGGTGYIRSPIRYDHRFDRIAPPGFDLTPYADLEGYRAYVYLDGGAHTVRQFEAGTLILEGGTTLLLDGIDALAVRDRFEARGTAERPVIIRTIGNIGTSEVELGRGRGAVVLANHLEAADGISFRVVADTIRLDNASLRGEVWLEGGLTLDSSSFKSRVDVRTWSSLLVSRSLFREGLVISGRGRGEVVNNTFASHRFDGIRIDDCRRLEIVNNIVAFGGYGLRRVRGDSIRVSYNLVYDNVFRNYDGVEPGEGALSRDPLFVDRRRDDFNLLAGSPAIDSGDPSRPRDPDGSRADMGAYAFGRRLSVDDNENVDGTSGSYHLTAWPNPFNSRVTIRLSGVLTEEGTLTIYDVAGREVLREVIHGLEVVLDGSRLGGPGIYLVILKSGSRSHGIKVAYVK